One window of Mesorhizobium loti R88b genomic DNA carries:
- the rimO gene encoding 30S ribosomal protein S12 methylthiotransferase RimO yields the protein MSAPRVSFVSLGCPKALVDSERIITRLRAEGYEIARKHDGADLVVVNTCGFLDSARDESLNAIGSALSENGRVIVTGCLGAEPDVIREKHPNVLAITGPQAYESVMAAVHEAAPPSHDPYIDLLPPQGVKLTPRHYAYLKISEGCNNRCTFCIIPALRGDLVSRPAADVLREAEKLAKAGVKELLVISQDTSAYGIDIKYQTSMFGDREVRAKFLDLSEELGKLGIWVRMHYVYPYPHVADVIPLMAEGKILPYLDIPFQHASPQVLKNMRRPAHGEKTLERIRGWRDVCPDLAIRSTFIVGFPGETDEDFEMLLDWLDEAKIDRAGCFKYEPVKGARSNDLGLEQVPQEIKEARWHRFMQRQQKISATQLAKKVGKRLPVLIDEAHGTSAKGRTKYDAPEIDGSVHIQSRRPLRQGDIVTVKIDRADAYDLYGSAV from the coding sequence ATGTCCGCCCCTCGCGTCAGTTTCGTCAGCCTTGGATGTCCGAAGGCGCTCGTGGATTCCGAGCGCATCATCACGCGCCTGCGCGCCGAAGGTTACGAGATTGCCCGCAAGCATGACGGCGCCGATCTGGTTGTCGTCAACACTTGCGGCTTTCTCGATTCCGCCCGTGACGAGTCGCTCAATGCCATCGGCTCCGCACTTTCGGAAAACGGCAGGGTCATCGTCACCGGCTGTCTCGGCGCCGAGCCGGACGTGATCCGCGAGAAGCACCCCAATGTGCTGGCGATCACCGGGCCGCAGGCCTATGAGAGCGTGATGGCGGCCGTGCATGAGGCGGCGCCGCCCTCGCACGATCCCTACATCGATCTCCTGCCGCCGCAGGGCGTCAAGCTGACGCCGCGCCACTATGCCTATCTCAAGATTTCGGAAGGCTGCAACAATCGCTGCACCTTCTGCATCATTCCCGCACTGCGTGGCGACCTCGTTTCCCGGCCGGCGGCCGATGTGCTGCGCGAGGCCGAGAAGCTGGCCAAGGCCGGTGTCAAGGAGTTGCTAGTCATCTCGCAGGACACCAGCGCCTACGGCATCGACATCAAGTACCAGACGTCCATGTTCGGCGACCGTGAAGTGCGCGCGAAATTCCTCGATCTTTCCGAGGAACTGGGCAAGCTCGGCATCTGGGTGCGTATGCACTATGTCTACCCCTACCCGCATGTCGCCGACGTCATTCCGCTGATGGCCGAGGGGAAGATCCTCCCTTATCTGGACATCCCGTTCCAGCATGCCTCGCCGCAGGTGCTGAAGAACATGCGCCGGCCGGCGCATGGCGAAAAGACGCTGGAGCGCATTCGCGGCTGGCGCGACGTCTGCCCGGATCTCGCCATTCGCTCGACCTTCATCGTCGGCTTCCCCGGCGAGACGGACGAGGATTTCGAGATGCTGCTCGACTGGCTGGACGAGGCCAAGATCGACCGCGCCGGCTGCTTCAAATACGAGCCGGTCAAAGGCGCCCGCTCCAACGACCTCGGCCTCGAACAGGTGCCGCAGGAAATCAAGGAAGCGCGCTGGCATCGTTTCATGCAGCGCCAGCAGAAGATTTCGGCGACCCAGCTCGCAAAGAAAGTCGGCAAGCGCCTGCCGGTGCTGATCGACGAAGCGCACGGCACCTCGGCAAAGGGCCGCACCAAATACGACGCGCCCGAGATCGATGGTTCGGTCCACATCCAGTCGCGCCGTCCGCTGCGCCAAGGCGACATCGTCACCGTCAAGATCGACCGTGCCGACGCTTATGACCTTTACGGTTCGGCTGTTTAA
- a CDS encoding TerC family protein — translation MEIFTAAGLSALLQVIAIDLALAGDNAIVIGLAAAGLPASQRQRAILVGIAAATVLRIFFALITQWLLTIGPMLLIGGGLLLLWVCWKMWRELRVSHEQERDATESLSNGDFDKDGVVGGKGPSKTFSQAAWQIVIADVSMSLDNVLAVAGAAMNHPTVLIVGLALSIALMGFAASFVARLLHKYRWIAYLGLAIILYVAVKMLLDGAVQQYPDHFAFLAPWFGSGGH, via the coding sequence ATGGAAATATTCACTGCCGCGGGCTTATCGGCTCTTCTTCAGGTCATTGCTATCGACCTTGCGCTGGCAGGTGACAACGCCATCGTCATCGGCCTCGCCGCGGCCGGCCTGCCGGCCAGCCAACGCCAGCGGGCCATTCTCGTCGGCATTGCCGCGGCCACCGTTCTGCGCATCTTCTTCGCCTTGATCACGCAATGGCTGCTCACCATTGGACCCATGCTGCTTATCGGCGGCGGCCTGCTGCTGTTGTGGGTCTGCTGGAAGATGTGGCGCGAATTGCGTGTCAGCCATGAGCAGGAGCGCGATGCCACCGAATCGCTGTCGAACGGCGACTTCGACAAGGACGGCGTCGTTGGCGGCAAGGGTCCGAGCAAGACCTTTTCGCAGGCCGCCTGGCAGATCGTCATCGCCGACGTTTCGATGTCGCTCGACAACGTTCTTGCCGTAGCGGGAGCGGCCATGAACCATCCTACGGTGTTGATTGTCGGACTGGCCCTGTCGATCGCCCTGATGGGCTTTGCCGCCTCGTTCGTCGCGCGACTGCTGCACAAATATCGCTGGATTGCTTATCTCGGTTTGGCGATCATTCTCTACGTTGCGGTGAAAATGCTGCTCGACGGTGCGGTACAGCAGTACCCCGACCACTTCGCGTTCCTGGCGCCCTGGTTCGGTTCAGGCGGGCACTGA
- a CDS encoding DUF930 domain-containing protein, translating into MLLVPPMKTLCMTAIASLALAFPASAMDNALRNGLMKLDPQTRLEQRCDAEILDRITHDDRKFKADRVVAYAFATPEMSADAIRSTGAAFRSKGQWYRLRFKCQTGPDHMEVLQLRYRIGDEIPEADWAKYNLYD; encoded by the coding sequence ATGCTGCTTGTCCCGCCCATGAAGACACTCTGCATGACGGCCATTGCGTCCCTGGCGCTGGCATTCCCGGCCAGCGCAATGGACAACGCCTTGCGCAACGGCCTGATGAAACTTGATCCGCAAACACGCCTTGAGCAGCGTTGCGATGCAGAAATCCTGGACCGGATCACCCACGACGATCGCAAGTTCAAGGCCGACCGTGTCGTCGCTTACGCCTTCGCCACACCCGAGATGAGCGCCGATGCGATCAGGAGCACGGGCGCGGCGTTCCGCAGCAAGGGACAATGGTATCGGCTGAGATTCAAATGCCAGACGGGGCCGGATCATATGGAGGTCCTGCAGCTCCGCTACCGGATCGGCGACGAGATCCCCGAAGCCGACTGGGCCAAGTACAATCTCTACGACTAA
- a CDS encoding DUF2161 domain-containing phosphodiesterase — translation MNETSLYAPVKRFLENLDFVVKGEIGGCDIVALREGEPPVVVICELKLQFNLELVLQGVDRAAVCDEVWLAARMSARGKGRESDARFRNLCRRLGFGLLGVTANDKVEVLVSPAAPEPRKNARRRSRLVDEHQRRRGDPVAGGGSRNPIMTAYRQSALTCAAAMVDGPKRPRDLKALTPIAPKILQHNVYGWFARVDRGLYDLTDAGRASLVRWPQASHDAPRHEILIAPTP, via the coding sequence ATGAACGAGACCTCCCTTTATGCGCCGGTGAAGCGGTTCCTCGAAAATCTCGACTTCGTCGTGAAGGGGGAAATTGGCGGCTGCGACATCGTTGCGCTGCGCGAGGGTGAGCCGCCGGTGGTCGTCATCTGTGAATTGAAGCTGCAGTTCAATCTCGAACTGGTGCTGCAAGGCGTCGACCGTGCGGCTGTTTGCGACGAGGTCTGGCTGGCGGCGCGCATGTCGGCGCGGGGCAAGGGGCGCGAAAGCGACGCCCGGTTCCGCAACCTCTGCCGCCGGCTTGGCTTCGGCCTGCTTGGCGTGACAGCCAATGACAAGGTCGAAGTGCTTGTCAGTCCTGCCGCGCCGGAGCCGCGCAAGAATGCGCGACGGCGCTCTCGCCTTGTTGACGAGCACCAGCGCCGCCGCGGCGATCCTGTCGCTGGCGGAGGATCGCGCAATCCAATCATGACCGCCTACCGCCAAAGCGCCCTCACCTGCGCCGCGGCGATGGTCGACGGACCCAAACGGCCGCGTGACCTGAAGGCCTTGACGCCGATCGCGCCGAAAATTCTGCAGCACAATGTCTATGGCTGGTTCGCGCGCGTCGACCGTGGCCTCTACGATCTCACGGATGCTGGCCGCGCCTCGCTGGTCCGTTGGCCGCAGGCCTCGCACGATGCGCCGCGACACGAGATTTTGATTGCGCCGACCCCCTGA
- a CDS encoding septal ring lytic transglycosylase RlpA family protein has product MQATTHQRLRRASTLTLIAASAALLAACASQPEPKGMVNPKPRSKEYFAETEYGVKASPRVQFMRRGGGRDQLGKPYQVRGKWYYPKEDKKGYAKVGLASWYGDAFHGRLTANGEVYDTAQLTAAHPTMPLPSYARVTNLETGSSVIVRVNDRGPYHEGRIIDVSERAAQMLDYAKVGTAKVKVEYVGRAPLDGNDDQYLMASYHPGNRIPDPSDGLPTGVMVAMNGPSPNVPVGAAAVPFPGQLTNSDQPFAAQPSLSAQTPAFGDLALPDFGPIVPERPAIGLPPQSPFAMASLSYADERVRRGDVFAALDDSGMSPADILRSWKKSSPQASPSNADYVAAGTFDNAAEAKRVAAALEPFGRTEIQRSDLDGNDWYAVNLYPDGHGGLDELLQAAWSHGAPDALAVRN; this is encoded by the coding sequence ATGCAGGCTACGACGCATCAGCGTCTCCGTCGCGCTTCCACGCTCACGCTGATTGCCGCGTCGGCTGCCTTGCTGGCGGCTTGCGCGTCGCAGCCTGAGCCGAAGGGGATGGTCAATCCCAAGCCTCGCTCCAAGGAATACTTCGCCGAAACCGAATATGGTGTGAAGGCCAGCCCGCGCGTCCAATTCATGCGGCGCGGCGGCGGCCGCGACCAGCTCGGCAAACCCTACCAGGTTCGCGGCAAGTGGTACTATCCAAAGGAAGACAAGAAGGGCTACGCCAAGGTCGGCCTGGCCTCCTGGTATGGCGACGCCTTCCATGGCCGGCTCACCGCCAATGGCGAAGTATATGACACGGCGCAACTGACGGCCGCGCATCCGACCATGCCGCTGCCGAGTTATGCCCGCGTCACCAACCTCGAAACCGGCAGTTCGGTCATCGTGCGAGTCAACGACCGCGGCCCCTATCATGAGGGCCGCATCATCGATGTCTCCGAGCGTGCCGCGCAGATGCTTGACTACGCCAAGGTCGGCACCGCGAAGGTCAAGGTCGAGTATGTCGGTCGCGCACCGCTCGACGGCAATGACGATCAGTATCTGATGGCCTCCTACCATCCAGGCAACAGGATTCCAGATCCGTCGGATGGCTTGCCAACCGGCGTCATGGTGGCCATGAATGGACCATCCCCTAACGTGCCGGTGGGCGCCGCTGCTGTGCCGTTCCCGGGCCAACTGACGAATTCCGACCAGCCGTTCGCCGCGCAGCCGTCCCTGTCGGCGCAGACACCGGCTTTCGGCGATCTGGCACTGCCCGATTTCGGGCCGATCGTACCCGAGCGTCCGGCGATCGGTCTGCCGCCGCAGTCGCCCTTCGCCATGGCCTCGCTGTCTTACGCGGATGAACGCGTGCGGCGCGGCGATGTCTTTGCCGCGCTGGACGATAGCGGCATGTCGCCCGCCGACATCCTGCGGTCATGGAAGAAGTCGAGCCCGCAAGCCTCGCCGTCCAATGCCGACTATGTTGCCGCCGGCACGTTCGATAACGCCGCCGAGGCCAAGCGCGTGGCCGCGGCACTTGAACCCTTCGGCAGAACAGAGATCCAGCGTTCCGATCTCGACGGCAATGATTGGTACGCGGTCAATCTCTATCCGGACGGCCATGGCGGCCTGGACGAGTTGCTGCAGGCGGCGTGGTCGCATGGCGCACCCGATGCGCTGGCAGTGCGCAACTGA
- a CDS encoding D-alanyl-D-alanine carboxypeptidase family protein, whose product MQFRLLQPFAGFLLLGFLLSLAPAQAQLFETKATQAFMIDADTGTVLFSKDADKPIPPASMAKLMTMEVVFNALKSGRLKLDDTFVVSENAWRKGGAPSGTSTMFAKLKSAIRLEDLIQGVTVQAANDGCIVIAEGMAGSEDNFAAEMTDRAHQIGLKTSTFVNSTGLPADGQQTTVRELAQLALHLWRDYPDFYRYYGLKDFTWNKISQKNRNPLLAMDIGADGLAVGASEASGFGIVASVSHDGTRVIMAMSGLANDKERAEEARKLLDWGARSFQKTEIFAKDEVVGEAQVFGGAKSGVTLKAKGPIDIFLPITNRDKLTARIVYTGPVAAPVEQGQPVGALRVFIGDTLSQETPLFAAESIGVGTLPQRALDAVKELAIGWLR is encoded by the coding sequence ATGCAGTTTCGCTTGCTCCAGCCTTTTGCCGGGTTTTTGCTCCTCGGCTTTCTGCTTTCACTCGCTCCGGCCCAAGCGCAGCTTTTCGAGACCAAGGCCACACAGGCCTTCATGATCGATGCCGACACCGGCACGGTGCTGTTCTCGAAAGATGCCGACAAGCCGATCCCGCCGGCCTCGATGGCCAAGCTGATGACCATGGAAGTGGTTTTCAACGCGCTGAAATCCGGACGCCTCAAACTCGACGACACGTTCGTGGTCAGCGAAAACGCATGGCGCAAGGGCGGCGCCCCGTCGGGAACATCGACGATGTTTGCCAAGCTCAAATCGGCGATCCGCCTCGAGGACCTGATCCAGGGCGTGACCGTGCAGGCGGCCAATGACGGCTGCATCGTCATCGCCGAAGGGATGGCCGGGTCCGAGGACAATTTTGCCGCTGAGATGACCGATCGCGCGCACCAGATCGGCCTAAAGACATCGACCTTCGTCAATTCGACCGGCCTGCCGGCAGACGGCCAGCAGACGACGGTGCGCGAATTGGCGCAGCTCGCCCTGCATCTGTGGCGCGATTACCCGGATTTCTATCGCTACTACGGCCTTAAGGATTTCACCTGGAACAAGATCTCGCAGAAGAACCGCAACCCGCTGCTGGCGATGGATATCGGCGCCGATGGCCTGGCTGTCGGCGCGAGCGAGGCGTCGGGCTTCGGCATCGTCGCTTCGGTTAGCCATGACGGCACGCGGGTGATCATGGCGATGAGCGGGTTGGCCAACGACAAGGAGCGTGCCGAGGAGGCGCGAAAGCTGCTCGACTGGGGCGCGCGCTCCTTCCAGAAGACCGAGATCTTCGCCAAGGACGAGGTGGTCGGCGAGGCCCAGGTTTTTGGCGGTGCGAAGTCCGGCGTGACGCTGAAGGCAAAAGGGCCGATCGACATCTTCCTGCCGATCACCAACCGCGACAAGCTGACGGCCAGGATCGTCTACACCGGCCCGGTTGCGGCACCCGTGGAGCAGGGCCAGCCGGTGGGGGCGCTGCGCGTCTTTATCGGCGACACGCTGAGCCAGGAGACACCGCTTTTCGCCGCTGAATCGATCGGTGTCGGCACACTGCCGCAGCGCGCGCTTGATGCCGTCAAGGAACTGGCGATCGGCTGGCTGCGATAG
- the tmk gene encoding dTMP kinase: MARGFFITFEGGEGAGKSTQIERLARKMRAKKYDVLLTREPGGSPGAEAVRHVLLSGAAEPFGPKMEALLFAAARSDHVEQVIRPAVERGSVVLCDRFLDSSRVYQGVTGGIDPAFMAALEEVAINGMMPDMTLIFDIDPAEGLRRATLRRGNDAVADRFEKETLAIHQARREAFLAIAAAEPERCIVIDASADPDTVEHVVTAAVFAALEARAPARNRQAAPV, encoded by the coding sequence TTGGCGCGCGGATTTTTCATCACCTTCGAAGGCGGCGAAGGCGCAGGCAAGTCGACGCAAATAGAGCGGCTGGCGAGGAAGATGCGCGCCAAGAAGTATGATGTCCTGCTGACGCGCGAACCCGGCGGCTCGCCGGGCGCCGAAGCGGTCAGGCATGTGCTGCTGTCAGGTGCGGCGGAGCCCTTCGGACCGAAGATGGAAGCGCTGCTCTTCGCTGCCGCCCGTTCCGACCATGTCGAGCAGGTCATCCGGCCGGCGGTCGAGCGCGGCTCCGTCGTGCTGTGTGACCGTTTTCTGGATTCCTCGCGCGTCTATCAGGGCGTCACCGGTGGGATCGACCCGGCATTCATGGCGGCGCTCGAAGAGGTTGCCATCAACGGCATGATGCCAGACATGACACTGATCTTCGATATCGATCCGGCCGAGGGCCTCAGGCGCGCGACGCTGCGGCGCGGCAACGACGCCGTCGCCGACCGTTTCGAGAAGGAAACGCTCGCCATTCACCAGGCCCGCCGCGAGGCTTTCTTGGCGATCGCCGCGGCTGAGCCGGAACGCTGCATCGTCATCGACGCGTCAGCCGACCCCGATACGGTGGAGCACGTCGTCACCGCGGCCGTCTTCGCGGCATTGGAGGCGAGGGCGCCCGCGCGCAACAGGCAGGCCGCACCGGTATGA
- a CDS encoding DNA polymerase III subunit delta': MIFERIAPEQHDTLDGVPEPSETPRLVGHGQAAGMLAAAYRSGKLPHALIFSGPVGIGKATLAFHLAHHLLKHPAFAQAPERLAAPDPASPLFRQIATGAHPGVLHLTRPLNDKTKSFKTVVTVDEIRKVNRFLSLTSHDGSYRVVIVDPADDMNTNAANALLKNLEEPPTRTLFILIVHAPGSLLPTIRSRCQVVRLTPLDSDDLLAVLKTAEPPPPDEPVARAALVERAGGSARNAILLTQYGGLEIAQTLDALVAKGKSDVNGAYRLAEAVAGRDQAIQFDIFNRRALDLLSDAASQAALSGDLARAKNLADTWHEALDAISETDTYNLDKKQHALTMIDRLNSAMRM; encoded by the coding sequence ATGATCTTCGAACGCATTGCGCCCGAACAGCATGACACGCTGGACGGCGTGCCTGAACCGTCCGAAACGCCGCGTCTGGTCGGGCACGGGCAAGCAGCCGGCATGCTCGCTGCCGCCTATCGGTCGGGAAAGCTGCCTCATGCGCTGATCTTTTCCGGACCGGTCGGCATCGGCAAGGCGACGCTGGCTTTCCATCTGGCGCATCACCTGCTGAAGCACCCAGCCTTCGCGCAGGCACCGGAAAGACTTGCCGCTCCCGATCCGGCCTCGCCGCTGTTTCGCCAGATCGCGACCGGGGCGCATCCGGGCGTACTGCATCTGACCCGCCCGCTGAACGACAAGACCAAGAGCTTCAAGACCGTGGTCACCGTCGACGAGATCCGCAAGGTCAACCGCTTCCTGTCGCTTACCTCGCATGACGGCAGCTACCGGGTGGTCATCGTCGACCCGGCCGATGACATGAACACCAATGCCGCCAATGCCTTGCTGAAGAACCTTGAGGAGCCGCCGACACGAACGCTGTTCATCCTCATCGTCCACGCGCCGGGCAGCCTGCTGCCGACGATCCGTTCGCGCTGCCAGGTGGTGCGCTTGACGCCGCTCGATTCCGACGACTTGCTGGCGGTGCTGAAAACCGCCGAACCGCCGCCACCGGACGAGCCGGTCGCGCGGGCAGCACTGGTCGAGCGGGCAGGGGGCAGCGCCCGCAACGCGATCCTGCTGACGCAGTATGGCGGGCTGGAGATCGCCCAGACGCTCGATGCGCTGGTGGCTAAGGGAAAGAGCGACGTCAACGGGGCCTATCGGCTGGCGGAAGCCGTCGCCGGACGCGACCAGGCGATCCAGTTCGACATCTTCAACCGCCGTGCGCTTGATCTCCTGTCGGACGCGGCAAGCCAGGCAGCGCTGTCGGGCGATCTCGCGCGGGCCAAAAACCTGGCGGACACTTGGCATGAGGCGCTGGACGCTATATCTGAGACCGACACCTACAATCTCGACAAGAAGCAGCACGCCTTGACCATGATCGACCGCCTGAATTCTGCGATGCGAATGTGA
- the metG gene encoding methionine--tRNA ligase: MSRDTFYITTAISYPNGKPHIGHAYELIATDALARFQRLDGKQVFFLTGTDEHGIKMLQTAKREGISARELADRNAADFKRMATALNASNDDFIRTTEERHYAASQAIWKAMDANGDIYKGGYAGWYSVRDEAYYGEEETEVRPDNIRYGPQGTPVEWVEEESYFFRLSAYQDKLIALYESQPDFIGPAERRNEVMSFVKSGLRDLSISRTTFDWGVPVPGDERHVMYVWVDALTNYITGVGYPNVNDEKWRFWPADAHIIGKDIVRFHAVYWPAFLMSAGIPLPKRVFGHGFLFNRGEKMSKSVGNVIDPFTMVEHYGLDQVRYFFLREVPFGQDGSYSHEAIVNRTNADLANGLGNLTQRSLKMIAANCGGVVPQRGELTEADRAILDQAVEALGTARKAMAEQGIHLALAAIFGVAAEADRYFTSQEPWALKKTDPARMETVLWTTAEIVRRVALLSQPYIPGSATKLLDLLAVPADKRDFVHVHADHALVPGTALPAPEGVFPRYVEQPGANA; this comes from the coding sequence ATGTCACGCGACACATTCTACATCACGACCGCGATTTCCTATCCGAACGGCAAGCCGCATATCGGCCATGCCTACGAGCTGATCGCCACCGATGCGCTCGCACGCTTCCAGCGGCTCGACGGCAAGCAGGTCTTCTTCCTCACCGGTACGGACGAGCACGGCATCAAGATGCTGCAGACGGCCAAGCGCGAAGGCATTTCGGCGCGCGAACTGGCCGATCGCAACGCGGCCGATTTCAAGCGCATGGCGACCGCGCTCAACGCCTCCAACGACGATTTCATCCGGACCACCGAAGAGCGGCATTACGCGGCCTCGCAGGCGATCTGGAAGGCGATGGACGCCAATGGCGACATCTACAAGGGCGGCTATGCCGGTTGGTACTCGGTGCGCGACGAAGCCTATTATGGCGAGGAGGAGACGGAGGTCCGTCCCGACAATATTCGCTATGGGCCGCAGGGAACGCCGGTCGAATGGGTCGAGGAAGAGAGCTATTTCTTCCGGCTGTCGGCCTATCAGGACAAGCTCATTGCGCTCTATGAAAGCCAGCCGGACTTCATCGGCCCCGCCGAGCGCCGCAATGAGGTGATGAGCTTCGTCAAATCCGGACTGAGGGATTTGTCGATCTCGCGCACCACATTCGACTGGGGTGTGCCGGTACCGGGCGACGAGCGGCACGTGATGTATGTCTGGGTCGACGCGCTGACAAACTACATCACAGGCGTCGGCTATCCCAATGTAAATGATGAGAAATGGCGTTTCTGGCCGGCCGACGCCCATATTATCGGCAAGGACATTGTCCGCTTCCACGCAGTCTATTGGCCGGCCTTCCTGATGTCGGCGGGCATCCCGCTGCCGAAGCGCGTTTTCGGCCACGGCTTCCTGTTCAACCGCGGGGAGAAGATGTCGAAGTCGGTCGGCAACGTCATCGACCCGTTCACCATGGTCGAGCATTACGGTCTCGACCAGGTGCGCTACTTCTTCCTGCGCGAGGTGCCGTTCGGCCAGGACGGCAGCTACAGCCATGAAGCGATCGTCAACCGCACCAATGCCGACCTCGCCAATGGTCTCGGCAATCTGACGCAACGCTCGCTGAAGATGATCGCTGCGAATTGCGGTGGCGTGGTGCCGCAGCGTGGCGAGCTGACCGAAGCCGACAGGGCGATCCTCGACCAGGCGGTGGAAGCGCTTGGCACGGCGCGCAAGGCAATGGCGGAGCAGGGCATCCATCTGGCGTTGGCGGCGATCTTTGGCGTAGCCGCCGAAGCTGATCGTTATTTCACGTCTCAGGAGCCCTGGGCGCTGAAGAAGACCGACCCGGCGCGGATGGAAACGGTGCTGTGGACGACCGCCGAAATCGTTCGTCGCGTCGCACTTCTGAGCCAACCCTACATTCCGGGCTCGGCGACGAAGCTGCTCGACCTGCTGGCGGTGCCGGCGGACAAGCGCGATTTCGTGCATGTCCATGCCGACCATGCTTTGGTTCCCGGCACGGCATTGCCTGCACCGGAAGGCGTCTTTCCGCGTTACGTCGAACAGCCGGGCGCGAACGCCTGA
- a CDS encoding TatD family hydrolase: MLVDSHCHLDFPDFAEERAAIVARAKAAGIGRMVTISTRVKRFQQILEIAETFDEVYCSVGTHPHNAAEELDVTTAELVRLSAHPKVVAIGEAGLDYFYDKAPRDAQAQGFRTHIAAARETRLPLVIHARDADDDMAAILEEETGKGAFPFILHCFSSGRRLAEIGVALGGYVSFSGILTFKNSPELRAIAADLPHDRLLVETDAPYLAPIPFRGKRNEPAYVAHTAKVLADTIGVSEQEIATLTTNNFFRLFGKMPRPDLRSA, translated from the coding sequence ATGCTTGTCGACAGCCACTGCCATCTGGATTTTCCAGATTTCGCCGAGGAGCGGGCGGCCATTGTCGCCCGCGCCAAAGCGGCCGGCATCGGCCGCATGGTGACAATCTCGACCCGTGTGAAGCGCTTTCAGCAAATCCTTGAAATCGCGGAGACTTTCGACGAGGTCTATTGCTCCGTCGGCACCCATCCGCACAATGCCGCCGAAGAACTCGACGTCACCACTGCCGAGCTCGTGCGTCTGTCGGCTCACCCCAAGGTGGTGGCGATCGGCGAGGCCGGGCTCGACTATTTCTACGACAAGGCGCCGCGCGACGCGCAGGCGCAGGGCTTTCGCACCCACATTGCCGCCGCTCGCGAGACCAGGCTGCCGCTCGTCATCCATGCGCGCGACGCCGACGACGACATGGCTGCCATTCTCGAGGAGGAGACAGGGAAGGGCGCCTTCCCCTTTATCCTGCACTGTTTTTCCTCGGGGCGCCGGCTCGCCGAAATCGGCGTCGCGCTCGGCGGCTATGTCTCATTCTCGGGCATCCTGACCTTCAAGAACTCGCCGGAACTGCGCGCCATCGCCGCCGATTTACCGCATGACCGGCTGCTCGTCGAAACCGACGCGCCCTATCTCGCGCCAATCCCGTTTCGCGGCAAGCGCAACGAACCGGCCTATGTCGCGCACACGGCCAAGGTGCTGGCTGACACAATCGGCGTCAGCGAGCAAGAAATCGCGACATTGACGACCAACAATTTCTTCCGGTTGTTTGGGAAAATGCCGCGCCCGGATCTACGGAGCGCCTAG
- a CDS encoding MBL fold metallo-hydrolase: MTDRLRLTILGCGSSPGVPRITGDWGNCDPGNPKNRRMRTAVLVERITANGARTTVVIDTGPDFRQQMLMASVRRIDAAVYTHPHADHIHGIDDLRGFVHDQRHRIDVHADEPTMLRLRQAFGYCFETPPGSSYPPIVSAHIIDHARPVVIEGEGGALTFDPLPQIHGDIISLGFRIGGLAYCPDISDFPDATAERLRGLDVLIIDALQYKTHPSHISLGQALEWIERLAPKHSVLTHMHVPLDYATVMAETPDNVVPAYDGMVIEIPYESA, from the coding sequence ATGACTGACAGGCTGCGCCTCACCATTCTCGGCTGCGGCTCGTCGCCAGGCGTGCCGCGCATCACTGGTGACTGGGGCAATTGCGATCCGGGCAATCCAAAGAACCGGCGCATGCGCACCGCTGTGCTGGTCGAGCGGATCACGGCAAATGGCGCTCGGACGACAGTCGTCATCGATACCGGACCCGATTTTCGTCAGCAGATGCTGATGGCCTCGGTCAGGCGCATCGACGCTGCTGTCTACACGCATCCGCACGCCGATCACATTCACGGCATCGATGACCTGCGCGGCTTCGTCCACGATCAGCGTCACCGGATCGATGTCCATGCCGACGAGCCGACAATGCTGCGGCTGCGCCAGGCGTTCGGCTACTGCTTCGAGACGCCACCAGGCAGTTCCTATCCGCCGATCGTCAGCGCCCATATCATCGACCACGCCAGGCCTGTCGTGATCGAAGGAGAGGGGGGTGCCCTCACCTTCGATCCCTTGCCGCAGATCCATGGCGACATCATTTCGCTGGGCTTCCGCATTGGCGGGCTAGCCTATTGCCCTGACATCAGCGACTTCCCCGACGCTACTGCCGAGCGGCTGCGCGGCCTTGATGTCCTGATCATCGACGCGCTGCAATACAAGACACACCCGAGCCACATATCGCTTGGCCAGGCGCTTGAATGGATCGAACGGCTGGCGCCGAAACACTCTGTCCTGACGCACATGCACGTGCCGTTGGACTACGCCACCGTGATGGCTGAGACACCTGATAACGTGGTACCGGCCTATGACGGCATGGTGATAGAAATTCCATATGAATCAGCGTGA